One window from the genome of Hoplias malabaricus isolate fHopMal1 chromosome 18, fHopMal1.hap1, whole genome shotgun sequence encodes:
- the lyrm7 gene encoding complex III assembly factor LYRM7 → MGTRLKVLQTFKALHRTRMTVFKDDDRALTAARLKINEEFKKNKVESSEENIQQMIKMGRAVETVLRENVLQAEHVEENKLRLRPRENLLLENVPYCDSPRKKA, encoded by the exons ATGGGAACTCGTTTGAAG GTGCTTCAAACATTCAAAGCTCTACATCGAACACGAATGACTGTGTTTAAAGATGATGACAGGGCTTTGACAG CTGCTAGATTAAAGATAAATGAAGAATTTAAGAAGAATAAAGTAGAATCGTCAGAAGAAAATATACAACAG ATGATAAAGATGGGCAGAGCTGTTGAGACAGTCTTACGTGAAAATGTCCTCCAAGCTGAGCATGTTGAAGAGAATAAACTTC GGCTGCGGCCTCGGGAGAACCTTCTTTTAGAGAATGTACCTTACTGTGACTCACCCAGAAAAAAAGCCTGA
- the mat2al gene encoding methionine adenosyltransferase II, alpha-like, which produces MNNTGYSKSGKTFLFTSESVGEGHSDKMCDQISDAVLDAYLSQDPDAKVACECVAKTGMILLCGEVTSRAVVDLEKVVRDTVKRIGYDDSSKGFDYKTCNVLVALQPQCVEISDCVFEGRDEEDIGAGDQGLMFGYATDETEECMPLTILLAHKINYRMKELSRNGECPWILPDCKSQVTVEYRDNVGAMEPIRVHTIVISVQHKPDITLAEIRQNLMEKVVKVVIPAKYLDDRTIYHLLPSGKFLVGGPQGDAGLTGRKIIVDTYGGWGGHGGGAFSGKDYSKVDRSGAYAARWVAKSLVKAKLCKRALVQISYAIGISHPLSISIFHYGTSTRDEDELLEIVQKNFDLRPGVIVKELGLKRPIYQKTASYGHFGREEFPWEKPKKLVF; this is translated from the exons ATGAACAACACCGGATACAGCAAGTCGGGAAAGACGTTCTTGTTCACCTCGGAGTCTGTTGGTGAAGGACACTCGG ATAAGATGTGCGATCAAATAAGTGATGCTGTGTTGGATGCCTATCTCTCCCAGGACCCTGATGCCAAAGTAGCATGTG AGTGTGTAGCTAAGACAGGTATGATCCTGCTATGTGGAGAGGTGACATCAAGGGCTGTAGTTGATCTTGAGAAGGTGGTCAGAGACACTGTGAAACGTATCGGATATGATGACTCATCCAAGG GTTTTGACTACAAGACCTGTAATGTGCTTGTGGCCTTGCAGCCGCAGTGTGTTGAGATCAGTGACTGTGTATTTGAAGGAAGAGATGAAGAGGACATTGGTGCCGGTGATCAG GGCTTAATGTTTGGCTATGCGACAGATGAGACAGAAGAGTGCATGCCGCTGACCATCCTCCTGGCTCATAAGATCAATTACAGGATGAAAGAACTTTCAAGGAATGGAGAGTGTCCATGGATACTTCCGGACTGTAAATCCCAG gtTACAGTGGAGTATCGTGATAACGTCGGAGCAATGGAGCCCATTCGAGTCCACACAATAGTCATCTCAGTTCAGCATAAACCTGACATAACACTGGCTGAAATCAGACAGAATCTGATGGAAAAAGTGGTCAAGGTGGTCATCCCAGCCAAGTACCTGGATGACAGGACTATCTACCACCTGCTGCCAAGTGGGAAGTTCCTTGTTGGTGGTCCGCAA GGAGATGCAGGCCTTACTGGCAGAAAGATCATTGTTGACACATATGGAGGCTGGGGAGGCCATGGAGGTGGTGCTTTCTCTGGTAAGGATTACTCCAAAGTGGACCGTTCTGGAGCATATGCAGCCCGCTGGGTGGCCAAATCTCTTGTCAAAGCCAAGCTATGCAAAAGGGCACTGGTGCAG ATCTCCTATGCCATTGGTATTAGCCATCCTTTGTCAATCTCCATTTTTCATTATGGCACATCTACAAGAGATGAAGATGAGCTTCTGGAGATTGTTCAGAAGAATTTTGACTTAAGACCAGGAGTAATTGTCAA AGAACTTGGTCTTAAAAGACCGATCTACCAGAAAACTGCCAGCTATGGACATTTTGGAAGAGAGGAATTTCCCTGGGAAAAGCCAAAGAAACTGGTGTTTTAG